The proteins below come from a single Zea mays cultivar B73 chromosome 8, Zm-B73-REFERENCE-NAM-5.0, whole genome shotgun sequence genomic window:
- the LOC100273970 gene encoding uncharacterized protein LOC100273970 isoform 1 (isoform 1 is encoded by transcript variant 1): MSTECSDLGDEFWLPEEFLDDDFFSEEEKAAVAARSESDEEDSLAGLSRRLAGLLGDDGERKPPTAKAEVAVIGSPQSTLCGLPKSGQESPNGGASKGTSPPSSPPLEQKPADPWDVLYEAAGQVARIRAASSVPVQVPANAYAFSKPSPPPPPPPQIAPPSAKVPAGAGGHYHPLAHLVSQRQMQAAQFHLLKQHQLLKLQRQRHLAAWSARQSACAKPVGCGGGDAPLGLNPAAWPPLQKPPPPPPPQQHQAPAHPASGMRAVFLTPPGAKRERNGTGVFLPRPAGAPAAEPKRKTAGACSTVLVPARVVQALNLRLEDLGAQPRYYPGGFVLDHDALISRSNAMLASQKRRAAAAAAVCHRST; encoded by the exons ATGTCGACGGAGTGTTCGGACCTCGGGGACGAGTTCTGGCTGCCGGAGGAGTTCCTGGACGACGACTTCTTCTCCGAGGAGGAGAAGGCGGCCGTGGCGGCCAGGAGCGAGAGCGACGAGGAGGACAGCCTGGCGGGGCTCTCGCGCAGGCTCGCGGGCCTCCTCGGCGACGACGGGGAGCGGAAGCCGCCTaccgccaag GCGGAGGTGGCGGTGATTGGGTCGCCGCAGTCGACGCTGTGCGGGCTGCCCAAGTCGGGCCAGGAGAGCCCCAACGGCGGGGCGTCCAAGGGGACGTCGCCGCCGTCGTCGCCGCCTCTGGAGCAGAAGCCGGCCGACCCGTGGGACGTCCTGTACGAGGCGGCGGGGCAGGTCGCGCGCATCCGCGCCGCCAGCAGCGTGCCGGTGCAGGTGCCGGCCAACGCATACGCCTTCAGCAAGCcatccccgccgccgccgccgccgccgcagatcGCTCCGCCCTCCGCCAAGGTCCCTGCCGGCGCCGGCGGTCACTACCACCCGCTCGCGCACTTGGTTTCGCAGCGGCAGATGCAGGCTGCTCAG TTCCATCTCCTGAAGCAGCATCAGCTGCTGAAGCTGCAGAGGCAGCGCCATCTCGCCGCGTGGAGCGCGCGCCAGAGCGCCTGTGCCAAGCCCGTCGGCTGCGGCGGAGGCGACGCGCCGCTTGGCCTGAACCCGGCGGCGTGGCCTCCGCTCCAgaagccaccgccaccgccgccgccgcagcagcACCAGGCGCCGGCGCATCCTGCCTCCGGCATGCGCGCCGTGTTCCTGACCCCGCCTGGCGCCAAGCGCGAGCGTAACGGCACCGGGGTGTTCCTCCCGAGGCCGGCCGGCGCGCCCGCGGCGGAGCCCAAGAGGAAGACGGCGGGGGCGTGCTCGACGGTCCTTGTCCCCGCTCGCGTCGTCCAGGCCCTCAACCTCAGGCTCGAAGACCTCGGCGCCCAGCCTCGCTACTACCCTGGCGGCTTCGTTCTCGATCACG ACGCCTTGATTAGCCGGAGCAACGCCATGCTCGCGAGCCAGAAGCGCCGCGCGGCTGCCGCTGCGGCAGTGTGCCACAGAAGTACCTGA
- the LOC103637120 gene encoding peroxidase 1 encodes MVRALSVAPSLAGPLLRMHFHDCFVRGCDGSVLLDSTANNTAEKDAKPNLTLRGFGFIERVKTAVEKACSDTVSCADVLALMARDAVWPSKGPFWAVPLGRRDGRVSISNETDQLPPPTGNFTELAQLFGAKGLDTRDLAVLSAGHTIGTSSHCFSFSDRLYNFTGLDDARDTDPELDRAYMARLRAKCASLDDNTTLVEMDPGSFRTFDLGYYANVAKRRGVFHSDAQLLADPSTRAYVLRHATGAHRDEFFADFAASMVKMGAVGVLTGGQGEVRKKCNVVN; translated from the exons ATGGTGCGCGCGCTCTCCGTCGCGCCCAGCCTCGCCGGGCCGCTCCTCAGGATGCACTTCCACGACTGCTTCGTCAGG GGGTGCGACGGCTCGGTGCTCCTCGACTCCACGGCGAACAACACCGCGGAGAAGGACGCGAAGCCGAACCTGACGCTGCGCGGCTTCGGCTTCATCGAGAGGGTCAAGACCGCGGTGGAGAAGGCGTGCTCTGACACCGTCTCCTGCGCCGACGTGCTGGCTCTCATGGCCAGGGACGCAGTGTGGCCG AGCAAGGGCCCGTTCTGGGCGGTCCCGCTGGGGCGGCGGGACGGCAGGGTGTCCATCTCCAACGAGACCGACCAGCTGCCGCCGCCCACGGGCAACTTCACGGAGCTGGCCCAGCTTTTCGGCGCCAAGGGCCTGGACACCAGGGACCTGGCGGTGCTGTCGGCCGGCCACACCATCGGCACGTCGTCGCATTGCTTCTCCTTCTCGGACCGCCTCTACAACTTCACGGGCCTGGACGACGCCCGCGACACCGACCCGGAGCTGGACCGGGCGTACATGGCGCGCCTCCGCGCCAAGTgcgccagcctggacgacaacacCACGCTGGTGGAGATGGACCCCGGCAGCTTCCGGACCTTCGACCTGGGCTACTACGCCAACGTGGCCAAGCGCAGGGGCGTCTTCCACTCCGACGCCCAGCTGCTCGCCGACCCTTCCACCCGCGCCTACGTGCTCCGCCACGCCACGGGTGCCCACAGGGACGAGTTCTTCGCCGACTTCGCCGCGTCCATGGTCAAGATGGGCGCCGTCGGCGTGCTCACCGGCGGCCAGGGCGAGGTCAGGAAGAAGTGCAACGTCGTCAACTAA
- the LOC103637121 gene encoding altered inheritance rate of mitochondria protein 25, with protein sequence MRWHLWRRIYDLYLGNRQFAVVENPGFWNWTFSLVDEDDKLLAQIDRNWRGTGFELFTDAGQYAIRFGDDVQSDKFAHLPFIISGYVGAHFSQLVNVSQKLQTKELHVVRQLTLPERAVDLALAISLDSDYFSRRGGWGLPFLIATE encoded by the exons ATGCGTTGGCACCTTTGGCGGAGAATCTATGACCTGTACTTAGG GAATAGGCAATTTGCAGTTGTTGAGAATCCAGGATTCTGGAACTGGACCTTTAGCCTGGTGGATGAAGATGACAAATTGTTGGCTCAGATTGATCGTAATTGGAGGGGCACCGGCTTTGAG CTCTTCACAGATGCTGGCCAGTATGCTATCCGGTTTGGTGATGATGTACAAAGCGACAAGTTTGCTCACTTACCGTTTATTATATCTGGGTATGTGGGTGCCCACTTTTCCCAGTTAGTTAATGTCTCACAAAAGCTCCAGACCAAAGAATTGCATGTTGTTCGCCAGCTGACTTTGCCTGAAAGGGCAGTGGATCTTGCTCTCGCCATTTCCTTGGACAGTGATTACTTCTCTAGAAGAGGTGGCTG GGGACTTCCGTTTCTGATTGCCACGGAGTAG
- the LOC100273970 gene encoding uncharacterized protein LOC100273970 isoform 2 (isoform 2 is encoded by transcript variant 2), with amino-acid sequence MSTECSDLGDEFWLPEEFLDDDFFSEEEKAAVAARSESDEEDSLAGLSRRLAGLLGDDGERKPPTAKQAEVAVIGSPQSTLCGLPKSGQESPNGGASKGTSPPSSPPLEQKPADPWDVLYEAAGQVARIRAASSVPVQVPANAYAFSKPSPPPPPPPQIAPPSAKVPAGAGGHYHPLAHLVSQRQMQAAQFHLLKQHQLLKLQRQRHLAAWSARQSACAKPVGCGGGDAPLGLNPAAWPPLQKPPPPPPPQQHQAPAHPASGMRAVFLTPPGAKRERNGTGVFLPRPAGAPAAEPKRKTAGACSTVLVPARVVQALNLRLEDLGAQPRYYPGGFVLDHDALISRSNAMLASQKRRAAAAAAVCHRST; translated from the exons ATGTCGACGGAGTGTTCGGACCTCGGGGACGAGTTCTGGCTGCCGGAGGAGTTCCTGGACGACGACTTCTTCTCCGAGGAGGAGAAGGCGGCCGTGGCGGCCAGGAGCGAGAGCGACGAGGAGGACAGCCTGGCGGGGCTCTCGCGCAGGCTCGCGGGCCTCCTCGGCGACGACGGGGAGCGGAAGCCGCCTaccgccaag CAGGCGGAGGTGGCGGTGATTGGGTCGCCGCAGTCGACGCTGTGCGGGCTGCCCAAGTCGGGCCAGGAGAGCCCCAACGGCGGGGCGTCCAAGGGGACGTCGCCGCCGTCGTCGCCGCCTCTGGAGCAGAAGCCGGCCGACCCGTGGGACGTCCTGTACGAGGCGGCGGGGCAGGTCGCGCGCATCCGCGCCGCCAGCAGCGTGCCGGTGCAGGTGCCGGCCAACGCATACGCCTTCAGCAAGCcatccccgccgccgccgccgccgccgcagatcGCTCCGCCCTCCGCCAAGGTCCCTGCCGGCGCCGGCGGTCACTACCACCCGCTCGCGCACTTGGTTTCGCAGCGGCAGATGCAGGCTGCTCAG TTCCATCTCCTGAAGCAGCATCAGCTGCTGAAGCTGCAGAGGCAGCGCCATCTCGCCGCGTGGAGCGCGCGCCAGAGCGCCTGTGCCAAGCCCGTCGGCTGCGGCGGAGGCGACGCGCCGCTTGGCCTGAACCCGGCGGCGTGGCCTCCGCTCCAgaagccaccgccaccgccgccgccgcagcagcACCAGGCGCCGGCGCATCCTGCCTCCGGCATGCGCGCCGTGTTCCTGACCCCGCCTGGCGCCAAGCGCGAGCGTAACGGCACCGGGGTGTTCCTCCCGAGGCCGGCCGGCGCGCCCGCGGCGGAGCCCAAGAGGAAGACGGCGGGGGCGTGCTCGACGGTCCTTGTCCCCGCTCGCGTCGTCCAGGCCCTCAACCTCAGGCTCGAAGACCTCGGCGCCCAGCCTCGCTACTACCCTGGCGGCTTCGTTCTCGATCACG ACGCCTTGATTAGCCGGAGCAACGCCATGCTCGCGAGCCAGAAGCGCCGCGCGGCTGCCGCTGCGGCAGTGTGCCACAGAAGTACCTGA